The following are encoded together in the Diabrotica undecimpunctata isolate CICGRU chromosome 7, icDiaUnde3, whole genome shotgun sequence genome:
- the Wwox gene encoding WW domain-containing oxidoreductase translates to MNLPESDSEDELPPGWEERVTVDGSVFYANHLTKNTQWTHPRTGKKKKVSGDLPFGWQRCVDKNTGKVIYVDHENRRTTYTDPRLAFAVEEKEHVNDYRQRFDASSTALQVLHGRDLNGKTALVTGANAGIGFETARSLAKHGCSVIMACRNLAAAEEAISQIREDKPAAGENCIAIYLDLTSLSSVVQFANTVKSKYDKIDMLILNAGVFGLPFSKTLDGFETIFQVNHLSHFYLTILLRPLLVNGSRVVVVSSESHRFANLTIENITPLTLSPDSAAKYWDMMAYNNSKLCNVLFSRQLSKNLQTSGISVFSLHPGNMVSSKLARNWWLYRVLFAIVRPFTKSLQQAASTSIYCATAIELAGVTGVYFNNCYQCQESPMAKDDQLAKALWDISVEMIQSVLGNNAPGLENESKRALEEDH, encoded by the exons ATGAATCTACCTGAATCTGATAGTGAAGATGAACTACCCCCCGGCTGGGAGGAAAGGGTTACAGTGGATGGTAGTGTGTTTTACGCGAATCATTTAACGAAAAATACGCAATGGACTCACCCCAGGACAggaaagaaaaagaag GTATCAGGTGATCTTCCTTTTGGCTGGCAAAGATGTGTTGACAAAAACACAGGAAAAGTAATTTATGTGGACCACGAAAATCGCAGAACTACTTATACAGATCCCAGATTGGCTTTTGCTGTTGAGGAAAAGGAACATGTGAACGATTACAGGCAGAGATTTGATGCTTCCAGCACGGCACTACAA GTTTTACATGGAAGGGACTTAAATGGCAAAACAGCTCTAGTGACAGGAGCCAATGCAGGCATTGGTTTCGAAACTGCACGGTCCTTAGCCAAACATGGTTGCAGTGTCATAATGGCTTGTAGGAATTTAGCTGCTGCAGAAGAAGCTATCAGTCAAATCAGGGAAGATAAACCTGCGGCCGGTGAGAACTGTATAGCCATATATCTGGACTTAACTTCGTTATCATCAGTG GTACAATTTGCCAACACTGTTAAAAGCAAATATGACAAAATAGACATGTTAATCTTAAACGCAGGCGTTTTTGGTCTTCCTTTCAGTAAAACTCTCGATGGTTTTGAAACCATATTTCAAGTAAACCATCTGTCACATTTTTATCTCACAATTCTGCTCAGACCTCTGCTGGTCAATGGTTCTAGAGTTGTGGTAGTCTCATCTGAATCACACAG GTTCGCCAACCTGACCATCGAGAATATCACCCCTCTGACCCTCTCGCCGGACTCCGCCGCCAAATACTGGGACATGATGGCCTACAACAACTCCAAACTGTGCAACGTCCTCTTCAGCCGCCAGTTATCTAAAAACCTCCAAACGTCCGGTATATCCGTGTTCAGTCTGCACCCCGGCAACATGGTGTCTTCCAAACTGGCCAGGAATTGGTGGTTGTATAGGGTCCTGTTCGCCATCGTGAGGCCGTTTACGAAGAGCCTTCAGCAAGCGGCCAGTACAAGCATTTATTGCGCCACTGCCATTGAATTAGCTGGAGTTACTG GTGTTTACTTCAACAATTGTTACCAGTGCCAAGAAAGTCCTATGGCTAAAGACGACCAACTGGCAAAGGCGCTGTGGGATATCAGCGTCGAGATGATACAGAGTGTTTTAGGAAATAACGCTCCTGGATTGGAGAACGAATCCAAGCGGGCATTGGAAGAGGATCATTAG